A region of Sphingobium baderi DNA encodes the following proteins:
- a CDS encoding DUF1801 domain-containing protein encodes MANPMSSEPRLLSGGNPQIPKGDGDAPVQAYIAAMPGWKSEAGRWLDDLIVRAVPNARKAVKWNSPFYGVEGNGWFLSYHCMTRYIKLAFFSGAGLDPLPPVTSKNADTRYVHIFEDERPDEALMVSWIRQAAGLPGWMS; translated from the coding sequence ATGGCCAACCCCATGTCTTCCGAACCGCGGCTGTTAAGCGGCGGCAATCCACAAATCCCCAAAGGGGACGGCGATGCGCCGGTGCAGGCCTATATCGCCGCCATGCCGGGCTGGAAAAGCGAAGCGGGGCGTTGGCTGGACGATCTGATCGTTCGCGCCGTGCCTAATGCGCGCAAGGCGGTGAAGTGGAACTCGCCCTTCTACGGTGTGGAGGGGAATGGGTGGTTCCTGAGCTATCATTGCATGACGCGCTACATCAAGCTGGCCTTCTTCAGCGGCGCGGGGCTCGATCCTCTGCCGCCCGTGACGTCGAAGAACGCCGATACGCGTTATGTGCATATCTTCGAGGACGAGCGGCCGGATGAGGCGCTTATGGTAAGCTGGATCAGGCAGGCGGCGGGCCTGCCGGGGTGGATGAGCTAG
- a CDS encoding saccharopine dehydrogenase family protein, translating to MSKVLVIGAGGVGSVAVHKMAMNPEIFSHITLASRRIVSCEKVAESVKARTGVTIDVAQVDADDVAATIALIEKVQPKLVVNLALPYQDLNIMDACLATRVDYLDTANYEPRDTPKFEYGWQWAYQDRFKEAGIMALLGSGFDPGVTSVFASYIRKHLLDRIDTLDILDCNGGDHGQHFATNFNPEINIREVTAPSRHWEGGKWVEGPALSHKQAFDFDQVGEKNMYLMYHEELESLAKFYPEIKRIRFWMTFGDAYLKHLEVLQNVGMTRIDPVIYEGKEIIPLQFLKAVLPEPSSLGSTTKGKTNIGDIATGEKDGKPKTVYVYNVCDHEDAYAETGNQAVSYTTGVPAMIGAAMMLTGSWKGEGVFNIEQFDPDPFMDMLNQHGLPWQVKELDAPLDF from the coding sequence TTGAGCAAGGTTCTGGTCATTGGCGCGGGCGGCGTCGGGTCTGTCGCGGTTCACAAGATGGCGATGAACCCGGAGATATTCTCGCATATCACCCTGGCCAGCCGCCGCATCGTGAGTTGTGAGAAGGTCGCCGAATCGGTCAAGGCCCGCACCGGCGTCACCATCGATGTGGCGCAGGTCGACGCCGATGATGTCGCCGCCACCATCGCCCTCATCGAAAAGGTCCAGCCCAAGCTGGTCGTCAATCTGGCCCTGCCCTATCAGGACCTCAACATCATGGATGCCTGCCTCGCGACCAGGGTGGATTATCTCGACACCGCCAATTACGAACCGCGCGACACGCCCAAATTCGAATATGGCTGGCAATGGGCCTATCAGGACCGCTTCAAGGAAGCCGGGATCATGGCGCTGCTGGGTTCGGGCTTCGACCCCGGCGTCACCAGCGTCTTTGCCTCCTACATCAGGAAGCATCTGCTCGACCGGATCGACACGCTCGACATTCTCGACTGCAATGGCGGCGACCATGGCCAGCACTTCGCGACCAACTTCAACCCGGAAATCAACATCCGCGAAGTTACCGCCCCCTCGCGCCATTGGGAGGGCGGCAAATGGGTCGAAGGCCCCGCACTCAGCCACAAGCAGGCGTTCGACTTCGATCAGGTGGGTGAGAAGAACATGTACCTCATGTATCATGAGGAACTGGAATCCCTCGCCAAATTCTACCCGGAAATCAAGCGCATCCGCTTCTGGATGACTTTCGGTGACGCCTATTTGAAGCATCTCGAAGTGCTCCAGAATGTCGGCATGACCCGCATCGACCCGGTGATCTATGAAGGCAAGGAGATTATCCCGCTCCAGTTCCTCAAAGCCGTCCTGCCCGAACCGTCGAGCCTGGGCTCCACCACCAAGGGCAAGACCAACATCGGCGACATCGCGACCGGCGAGAAGGACGGGAAGCCCAAGACCGTCTATGTCTATAATGTCTGCGATCATGAGGATGCCTATGCCGAAACCGGCAACCAGGCAGTCAGCTACACTACCGGCGTGCCCGCGATGATCGGCGCGGCGATGATGCTGACGGGCTCCTGGAAGGGTGAGGGGGTGTTCAACATCGAACAGTTCGATCCCGACCCATTCATGGACATGCTGAACCAGCACGGCTTGCCCTGGCAGGTGAAGGAACTGGACGCGCCGCTGGACTTCTAA
- a CDS encoding DUF3419 family protein, giving the protein MTSSAHQRVTKAAHRHRHLSRQGLLERAFTFAFRGLVYAQIWEDPIVDMEALEIMPDSHVVTIASGGCNVLSYLTANPAKITAVDLNTAHIALNRLKLTAARTLPDHASFHRFFAQADSRDNVTAYRQFVAPHLDEATRRYWEGRDIMGRRRIGGFARGIYKHGLLGRFIGAAHLLARLHGVDPRRMLDAQSRDEQRAIFEAELAPVFDRAFIRWLTNQPASLFGLGIPPAQFEALAGEERMNGVLKARLEKLACDFDLKDNYFAVQAFGRGYAGGEGALPPYLQAANHGSMVERVDRVDVRHVNFTDFLASQPAASVDRYVLLDAQDWMNNDQLNALWAQIARTARPGARVLFRTAGEASILPGRVSEAILSHWSYRTQSSQGYTARDRSAIYGGVHLYCLKGDDT; this is encoded by the coding sequence ATGACATCATCGGCGCATCAACGAGTGACAAAGGCCGCGCACCGGCACCGCCATCTTTCAAGGCAGGGATTGCTGGAGCGGGCATTTACCTTCGCCTTTCGCGGGCTGGTCTATGCCCAGATATGGGAAGATCCGATCGTGGATATGGAGGCGCTGGAGATTATGCCGGACAGCCATGTCGTCACCATCGCGTCGGGCGGCTGCAATGTGTTGAGCTATCTGACGGCCAATCCGGCGAAGATTACGGCGGTTGACCTCAATACCGCGCATATCGCCCTCAACAGGTTGAAGCTAACGGCGGCGAGAACATTGCCGGATCATGCCAGCTTCCACCGCTTCTTCGCGCAGGCCGACAGCAGGGATAATGTCACGGCCTACCGCCAGTTTGTTGCGCCGCATCTGGATGAAGCGACGCGCCGTTACTGGGAGGGGCGCGACATCATGGGGCGGCGGCGGATCGGCGGTTTTGCGCGGGGCATATATAAGCACGGCCTGCTTGGCCGGTTCATTGGCGCGGCGCATCTGCTGGCGCGCCTGCACGGCGTCGATCCACGGCGGATGCTGGACGCGCAATCGCGGGACGAGCAGCGCGCGATTTTCGAAGCCGAGCTGGCTCCGGTATTCGACAGGGCTTTCATCCGCTGGCTTACCAATCAGCCTGCCTCGCTCTTTGGCCTTGGCATTCCGCCCGCGCAGTTCGAGGCGTTGGCCGGGGAGGAGCGGATGAACGGCGTTCTCAAGGCGCGGCTGGAAAAGCTGGCCTGCGACTTCGACCTGAAGGATAATTATTTCGCGGTGCAGGCGTTCGGACGAGGATATGCCGGGGGTGAAGGGGCGCTGCCGCCTTATCTTCAGGCCGCGAACCATGGGTCGATGGTCGAGCGCGTCGACCGGGTCGATGTGCGGCATGTGAACTTCACCGACTTCCTCGCCAGCCAGCCGGCGGCATCGGTTGACCGATATGTGCTGCTGGATGCACAGGATTGGATGAACAACGACCAGTTGAACGCGCTCTGGGCGCAGATCGCCCGGACGGCGCGGCCCGGTGCGCGCGTCCTGTTCCGCACGGCGGGTGAGGCGAGTATCCTGCCGGGCCGCGTCAGCGAAGCCATCCTCTCTCATTGGTCCTATCGCACTCAATCGTCGCAAGGCTATACGGCGCGCGACCGGTCGGCCATTTACGGCGGCGTGCATCTCTATTGCCTCAAGGGAGACGATACGTGA
- the plsY gene encoding glycerol-3-phosphate 1-O-acyltransferase PlsY: MTVPWLLPALVLLIGYLLGSIPFGLLLTKATGAGDLRQIGSGNIGATNVLRTGHKGLAAATLLLDLAKGAAAVLIGESLVGGGGAIAGAMAFIGHCYPVWLRFAGGKGVATMMGVVTALYWPAGIVFALVWLAALLGTRWSSVGGMTAAVSAPIAVGAMGRFDLLPVTLALALIVLWRHRANISRLASGTEPKIGASKG; this comes from the coding sequence ATGACAGTTCCCTGGCTCCTTCCTGCTCTCGTCCTGTTGATCGGTTATCTTCTGGGTTCGATCCCCTTTGGCCTGCTGCTGACGAAAGCGACCGGCGCGGGCGATCTGCGGCAGATCGGATCAGGGAATATCGGGGCGACCAATGTGCTGCGGACCGGGCACAAGGGACTGGCGGCGGCGACGCTGCTGCTCGACCTTGCCAAAGGCGCAGCGGCGGTGCTGATCGGCGAATCGCTGGTCGGTGGGGGCGGCGCGATAGCGGGGGCGATGGCCTTTATCGGGCATTGCTATCCGGTGTGGCTGCGCTTTGCAGGCGGTAAGGGCGTCGCGACCATGATGGGCGTGGTGACAGCGCTTTACTGGCCCGCGGGCATCGTGTTTGCGCTGGTGTGGCTGGCCGCGCTGCTGGGCACGCGATGGTCTTCGGTGGGCGGAATGACGGCGGCAGTCAGCGCGCCTATTGCGGTGGGGGCGATGGGGCGCTTCGATCTGTTGCCCGTCACGCTGGCGCTGGCGTTGATCGTGCTGTGGCGGCATCGCGCCAATATCTCGCGCCTCGCAAGCGGGACGGAACCGAAGATCGGGGCGTCCAAAGGGTGA
- the dprA gene encoding DNA-processing protein DprA yields MSEQERFDRLRLIRSPRIGPVSFRQLMARFGTAGEALRAVPDLAARGGGKGQVADTRTVEAEIARSRSLGARYLLMGDADYPTLLDQMEGAPPALIVKGDVSLAVRQCVAIVGARNASAAACRFARTLAQELGQAGAVVVSGLARGIDTAAHQGSIASGTIGVIASGIDIGFPPENAMLQEQVAQDGLLVTEHPPGTQPLARHFPARNRIIAGLAAGTVVVEAAPKSGSLITARLAGEAGREVMAVPGSPLDPRAQGCNQLIREGAILIQNAADVMEAIGSLDPRMVRQARMDFLAEPASSDVTEQERAAIVILLGPAPAPVDEIVRLCGLAPSVVQTVLLELELADRLDRHAGGRVSLR; encoded by the coding sequence GTGAGCGAACAGGAACGGTTTGACCGTCTGCGCCTGATCCGTTCGCCCCGGATTGGCCCGGTCAGCTTTCGCCAGCTTATGGCGCGGTTTGGAACGGCGGGTGAAGCGTTGCGCGCGGTGCCCGATCTCGCGGCGCGTGGCGGCGGCAAGGGACAGGTCGCCGATACGCGGACTGTGGAGGCGGAAATCGCCCGGAGCCGTTCTCTGGGTGCACGCTATCTGCTGATGGGCGATGCCGATTATCCCACTCTGCTGGACCAGATGGAGGGCGCGCCGCCCGCCCTGATCGTGAAGGGGGATGTAAGCTTGGCCGTGCGGCAATGTGTCGCGATAGTGGGGGCGCGTAACGCTTCGGCGGCGGCTTGCCGGTTCGCCCGGACGCTGGCCCAGGAACTGGGGCAGGCGGGCGCGGTGGTCGTTTCGGGGCTGGCGCGGGGCATCGATACGGCCGCGCATCAGGGATCGATAGCGAGCGGGACGATCGGGGTGATCGCCAGCGGCATTGACATCGGTTTCCCTCCGGAAAACGCCATGCTTCAGGAACAGGTGGCGCAGGACGGCCTGCTCGTCACCGAGCATCCGCCCGGCACCCAGCCGCTCGCCCGTCATTTTCCGGCGCGCAATCGCATCATCGCCGGGCTGGCGGCGGGAACCGTGGTGGTGGAGGCGGCGCCGAAATCGGGATCGCTCATCACCGCGCGACTGGCGGGAGAGGCGGGGAGGGAGGTCATGGCCGTGCCTGGATCGCCGCTCGATCCGCGTGCACAGGGCTGCAACCAACTGATCCGCGAGGGCGCGATCCTGATCCAGAATGCGGCTGATGTGATGGAAGCCATCGGCTCCCTCGACCCGCGCATGGTGCGGCAGGCGCGGATGGATTTTCTTGCCGAGCCGGCAAGCAGCGATGTCACGGAACAAGAGCGTGCCGCCATCGTCATCCTGTTGGGACCAGCGCCCGCGCCCGTGGATGAGATTGTGCGGCTTTGCGGTCTTGCTCCCTCTGTGGTGCAGACCGTGCTTCTGGAGCTGGAACTGGCCGATCGTCTGGACCGTCATGCAGGCGGCCGCGTCAGCCTTCGGTGA
- the hemA gene encoding 5-aminolevulinate synthase, whose protein sequence is MNYKHIFAQAIDRLHEEGRYRVFIDILRNRGAFPNARCFHGHNGPKPITVWCSNDYLSMGQHPKVVAAMEEALHDVGAGSGGTRNIGGNTHYHIDLEAELADLHGKEGALIFTSGYVSNEATLSTLAKLLPGCIIFSDELNHASMIAGIRNSGCEKRVFRHNDVDHLRELLTAEDPDVPKLIAFESVYSMDGDIAPIAAICDLADEFNALTYLDEVHAVGMYGARGGGISERDEVANRLTIIEGTLGKAFGVMGGYIAADQMIVDVIRSYAPGFIFTTSLSPVLVAGVLASVRHLKQSSEEREGQQAAAAKLKQMMRDAGLPVMPSVTHIVPLMVGDPVKAKRISDILLAEYGAYVQPINYPTVPRGTERLRFTPGPTHDEGMMRDLVNALVEIWDRLELEFRKAA, encoded by the coding sequence GTGAACTACAAGCATATTTTCGCGCAGGCAATCGACCGGCTCCATGAAGAGGGCCGCTACCGGGTTTTCATCGACATCCTGCGTAACAGGGGCGCCTTTCCCAATGCCCGCTGCTTCCATGGCCATAACGGTCCGAAGCCGATCACCGTCTGGTGCTCCAACGATTATCTCTCCATGGGACAGCATCCCAAGGTCGTCGCCGCGATGGAAGAAGCGCTGCACGATGTCGGCGCGGGATCAGGCGGCACCCGCAATATCGGTGGCAACACCCATTATCATATCGACCTTGAAGCCGAGCTGGCCGATCTGCACGGCAAGGAAGGCGCGCTGATCTTCACCTCCGGCTACGTGTCGAATGAAGCGACGCTGTCCACGCTCGCCAAGCTGCTGCCGGGCTGCATCATCTTCTCGGATGAATTGAACCACGCATCCATGATTGCAGGCATCCGCAATTCAGGCTGCGAAAAGCGCGTTTTCCGTCATAACGACGTCGATCATCTACGCGAACTGCTGACGGCGGAAGATCCCGACGTGCCCAAGCTGATCGCGTTCGAAAGCGTCTATTCGATGGACGGCGACATCGCGCCTATCGCGGCGATCTGTGACCTCGCGGACGAATTCAATGCGCTCACCTATCTGGACGAAGTTCATGCGGTCGGCATGTATGGTGCGCGCGGCGGCGGCATTTCCGAACGGGATGAAGTCGCGAACCGCCTGACCATCATCGAAGGCACGCTGGGCAAGGCGTTCGGCGTCATGGGCGGCTATATCGCCGCCGACCAGATGATCGTCGACGTCATCCGCAGCTATGCGCCCGGCTTCATCTTCACCACGTCCCTGTCGCCGGTTCTGGTCGCGGGTGTGCTGGCGAGCGTGCGCCACCTCAAGCAATCGAGCGAGGAGCGCGAAGGACAGCAGGCCGCCGCGGCGAAGCTCAAGCAGATGATGCGCGACGCGGGCCTGCCGGTCATGCCGTCGGTCACGCATATCGTGCCGCTGATGGTCGGCGATCCGGTCAAGGCCAAGCGGATCAGCGACATATTGCTCGCCGAATATGGCGCCTATGTGCAGCCGATCAATTATCCGACCGTGCCGCGCGGCACCGAGCGCCTGCGCTTCACGCCCGGCCCGACGCATGATGAAGGCATGATGCGCGATCTGGTGAATGCGCTGGTCGAAATTTGGGATCGTCTGGAACTGGAATTCCGCAAGGCCGCCTGA
- a CDS encoding GFA family protein, which translates to MPYTGSCHCGAVTFTIAADAPSEAMSCNCSHCSRKGFVLTFVPADQFTLDSGADKLTDYQFYKHNITHRFCAICGTQSFAEGKSLDGPIRAINLCCVPEVDIDTLKINRVDGASF; encoded by the coding sequence ATGCCCTACACCGGAAGCTGCCACTGCGGCGCTGTCACCTTCACCATCGCCGCCGACGCGCCCAGCGAAGCGATGAGTTGCAATTGCTCCCATTGCAGCCGCAAGGGTTTCGTCCTCACCTTCGTGCCCGCCGACCAGTTCACGCTCGACAGCGGCGCGGACAAGCTGACCGACTATCAATTCTACAAGCACAACATCACGCACCGCTTCTGCGCCATCTGCGGCACGCAGTCCTTCGCTGAAGGCAAGTCCCTCGACGGCCCGATACGCGCCATCAACCTGTGCTGCGTACCGGAGGTCGACATCGATACGCTGAAAATCAACAGGGTCGACGGCGCCAGTTTCTGA
- a CDS encoding class I SAM-dependent methyltransferase, protein MDSVYRRQRHIYDLSRKYYLLGRDSLIADLAPPAGGAVLEIGCGTGRNLIAVGKTWPKARLYGVDISEAMLQTARGSVVRANMASRVVLAQGDACSFDAEALFGRATFERVFISYALSMIPDWRKALAHAARHVAPGGRLEIVDFGQQEGLPSVWRRGLFGWLARFHVSPRAELPTAIRALAADSGGFPHSRTLYRGYAVRGGLIRV, encoded by the coding sequence ATGGACAGCGTCTATCGGCGTCAACGGCATATCTATGATCTCAGCCGCAAATATTATCTGCTGGGGCGCGATAGCCTGATCGCCGATCTTGCGCCGCCGGCGGGAGGCGCGGTACTGGAAATCGGCTGCGGCACGGGGCGGAACCTGATCGCGGTTGGCAAGACCTGGCCGAAAGCCCGTCTTTATGGCGTCGATATTTCCGAAGCGATGCTGCAAACCGCGCGCGGTTCCGTGGTCAGGGCGAACATGGCAAGCCGGGTCGTGCTGGCGCAGGGCGATGCCTGCTCCTTCGATGCGGAGGCGCTGTTTGGCCGCGCGACGTTTGAGCGGGTGTTCATCAGCTACGCCCTGTCGATGATTCCCGATTGGCGTAAGGCGTTGGCCCACGCAGCGCGTCATGTCGCGCCCGGCGGACGGCTGGAGATCGTCGATTTCGGTCAGCAGGAAGGGTTGCCGAGCGTCTGGCGGCGCGGGCTGTTCGGGTGGCTGGCGCGCTTTCATGTGTCGCCCCGCGCGGAGCTGCCGACCGCGATCAGGGCATTGGCCGCGGACAGTGGCGGTTTTCCGCACAGCCGGACACTTTATCGCGGCTATGCGGTCAGGGGCGGGCTTATCCGGGTTTGA
- a CDS encoding carboxynorspermidine decarboxylase, whose amino-acid sequence MDTKAGDPAAFAHFDLNRVPSPAFVVDEAAIRRNLSILADIGERAGIKVLGALKAFSMWSLGSVVAEYLDGVCASGLYEARLGREEYGGEVATYCAAYKAEDLPEILRLSDHVIFNSPGQIARFRPIIDAARAEGLQFDIGLRVNPLHAEGEVAKYDPCQPHSRLGFPIDQLRAEHLEGVCGLHFHSLCEQDFLPLERTWAAIGSRILPHIGNLKWLNFGGGHHITRTDYQRDALIAFLRDIREKTGLELYIEPGEAVALDAGILIGEVLDVIDNGMPVAITDISATCHMPDVIEAPYRPAMLHEAMNGPATRLGGPSCLAGDIIGDYRVPGGATPGRRIAFLDQAHYSMVKTNSFNGVPLPAIWLWNSETNELKEIRRFSYEDFKSRLS is encoded by the coding sequence ATGGACACAAAAGCCGGCGATCCCGCTGCCTTCGCGCATTTCGACCTGAACCGCGTTCCCTCGCCCGCCTTCGTGGTGGACGAGGCTGCGATCCGTCGCAACCTGTCGATCCTCGCCGACATTGGCGAGCGCGCGGGGATCAAGGTTCTGGGTGCGCTCAAGGCTTTCTCCATGTGGTCGCTGGGCAGTGTCGTCGCGGAATATCTGGATGGCGTATGCGCGTCCGGCCTTTATGAAGCGCGCCTCGGCCGCGAAGAATATGGCGGTGAAGTCGCCACCTATTGCGCCGCCTACAAGGCGGAGGATCTCCCGGAAATCCTGCGCCTTTCGGATCATGTGATCTTCAACAGCCCCGGCCAGATCGCTCGCTTCCGCCCAATCATCGATGCAGCCAGGGCCGAGGGACTGCAATTCGACATCGGCCTGCGCGTCAACCCGCTCCACGCGGAAGGAGAGGTCGCCAAATACGACCCCTGCCAGCCGCACAGCCGCCTCGGCTTCCCCATCGACCAGCTCAGGGCGGAGCATCTGGAGGGCGTCTGCGGCCTCCATTTCCACTCCCTGTGCGAACAGGATTTCCTGCCGCTGGAACGCACCTGGGCAGCCATAGGATCGCGGATCCTTCCCCATATCGGCAACCTCAAATGGCTGAATTTCGGCGGAGGCCACCACATCACCCGCACCGATTATCAGCGGGACGCGCTGATCGCATTCCTGCGCGACATCCGTGAAAAAACGGGTCTGGAGCTTTATATAGAGCCTGGCGAGGCGGTGGCCCTCGACGCCGGCATTCTCATCGGCGAAGTGCTCGACGTCATCGACAACGGGATGCCCGTCGCCATCACCGACATTTCCGCGACCTGCCACATGCCTGACGTGATCGAAGCCCCCTATCGCCCCGCCATGCTCCACGAGGCAATGAACGGCCCCGCCACCAGACTCGGCGGTCCCTCCTGCCTCGCGGGCGACATCATCGGCGACTATCGAGTCCCCGGCGGCGCGACTCCGGGGCGGCGCATCGCCTTTCTCGACCAGGCGCATTATTCGATGGTCAAGACCAACAGCTTCAACGGCGTGCCCCTGCCCGCCATCTGGCTCTGGAACTCTGAAACCAACGAACTCAAGGAAATCCGCCGATTTTCTTATGAAGACTTCAAGAGCCGTCTTTCCTGA
- the murI gene encoding glutamate racemase, with translation MKVASTAPLLFFDSGVGGLSILGPARELLPTAPVIYAADSAGFPYGTKSEAEIAARVPALLGRLVERYRPRLAVIACNTASTIALSAVRAALDIQVVGTVPAIKPAALLSRSRVFGVLGTDATVRQPYVDRLAAEHGSDCLVLRHGSAALVQLAEAKLRGEPLDPTIARDALSGLLDQPGGDRMDVVVLACTHFPLVEAELAVAAPRPLLFVHGGEGIARRIAYLTQEQPWPAAPSPGTAVFTQVDGDVHALQDALRQYGLERIDAL, from the coding sequence ATGAAGGTCGCATCCACCGCCCCCTTGTTGTTCTTCGATTCCGGCGTCGGCGGACTGTCCATCCTCGGCCCGGCCAGAGAGCTGCTTCCGACTGCGCCGGTCATCTATGCCGCCGACAGCGCTGGTTTCCCCTATGGCACCAAGAGCGAGGCGGAAATCGCCGCGCGTGTCCCCGCGCTGCTTGGGCGGCTGGTGGAACGCTACCGCCCCCGTCTGGCGGTGATCGCCTGCAACACGGCTTCCACCATCGCCCTGTCAGCCGTGCGCGCCGCACTGGATATTCAGGTCGTCGGCACCGTGCCCGCGATCAAACCCGCCGCCCTGTTATCGAGAAGCCGGGTGTTTGGCGTGCTCGGCACGGATGCGACCGTGCGGCAGCCCTATGTCGACCGACTGGCGGCGGAACACGGAAGTGATTGCCTGGTGCTGCGTCACGGCTCTGCGGCGCTGGTGCAGCTTGCCGAAGCGAAATTGCGGGGCGAGCCGCTCGATCCCACCATCGCCCGCGACGCGCTGTCCGGTTTGCTGGACCAACCCGGCGGCGATCGGATGGATGTCGTCGTGCTGGCATGCACGCATTTTCCTCTCGTGGAGGCAGAGCTTGCCGTCGCAGCGCCCCGTCCGCTGCTTTTCGTGCACGGCGGTGAGGGCATCGCCCGGCGAATCGCTTATCTGACGCAGGAACAGCCCTGGCCCGCCGCACCCTCGCCCGGCACGGCGGTGTTCACGCAGGTGGACGGCGATGTTCACGCCTTGCAGGATGCGCTGCGCCAATATGGTCTTGAACGGATCGATGCCCTCTAG